The sequence GGAGGTGCCGGGCGCGCGCACGACGATCCATGTCGAACCCGAGCACAAGGCCAAGCATACCGGCATCGTGGTGATCTGAAGATCCTCGCGCCGGGACGGCAGCCGGATCAGCCCGCGCGCTCCGAGATCGCCCGGTCGAGGGCGGAAAACAGCGCCGCCGGCAGCACCGGCTTTTCCAGCAGCAGATCGAAACCGGCGAGGTCCTCGCGCTCGCGCGCCGAAAGGGTCGCGGCGGTGATGCCCAGCACCGGCAGTTGGCCCCTGCCCGAGCCTTCCTTCGCGCGGATTTCCGCCAGCGTCTCGATCCCGTCCATGCCGGGCATGTTGATGTCCAGCAGCACCGCGTCGACCGGCTCGCGCTCCAGCAGCTCCAGCGCCTCGCGCCCGCCGCTCGCCAGCAGCGTGTCGCAGCCGAAGGCGCCGAGCATCGCCTCCATCATCTTGCGGTTCGCCTCGTTGTCGTCGACGACCAGCAACCGCCGGCGCACCAGGCAGCGGATGTTCGGCGCCTCGCGCCAGTTGCGGGCGCCGCCGCTCGCCGCCCGCGCACGCGCGCCCTCGAAGGGACGCAGCGGCAGGCGCAGCGAAAACCGGCTTCCCGCCGGCGAGCTTTCGGCCAGTTCCAGCCGTCCGCCCTGCGCGACCGCCAGCCGGCTGGCGCTCCACAGTCCGAGCCCGCTGCCGCTCGCCGTGTCGCGGGCAAGCTCACCGCGCCGCCTGGCGCGAAACAGCAGCGGCCGCTCCTCGTCCGGGATGCCGATGCCGGTATCGGCAAGGCTCAGCTCCAGCGTGCAGGCGCCCCCCTCGTCCCCATCGCCGGAGACGCGGGCGGTGAGCGCCAGCCCGCCCTCGGCAGTGTATTTCAGCGCATTGTCGTAGAGCACGGACAGGATGCGGCGCAGCGCCAGCGGGTCGGCCACCCGGTAGCCGGACAGCGCGGCGGCGATGTCGCGCCGCTCGGCAAGGCCGCGCACCCGCGCCTCGGCCGAGAACAGCTCGCACACGGACAGGATATCGGTGGCCGCGTCGCAGGCGTCCCCGCTGTCCGGCGCCTCGCCGGCGAGCCCCTGGGTCGTCATCGACAGCAGGGCATCTATCGCCATTTCCAGGGTCCGGAGCGCCGAGGCCTGTCGCTGGGTGGTCGGGTCTGCGCCGATCATCTCGGCCGCCGTGCGCATCGCCGCCAGCGGCGTGCGCAGGTCGTGCAGCAGCACCGCCACCCGGTCGACGGAAGCAGCCTCCTTGTCGCCGGCATCGGCTGCCGGCCCGGTTGCCGACCCGCCTGTAAGCGCCTCGCCCTGCGGTGCGACCGTTCCGACCATGATGCCGAATCTCCTCGCGTCCCCTTGTCTGCCATGGTGCCCGACCTGCCGGGCAAATCAAGCAGACATGACGGACATGCTTGACTGCGACTTGTCGGCGCATCCCGGGCATGCGAAAGAGCGATCATGGTCGACCAGATCCTCTCCATCGTTCTTCCCGTCTTCGCGCTGATCGGCATCGGCTACGCCGCCGCCCGTTTCGGCGTCCTCGATGCGAAGGTCGGCGACGCTCTCGGCCAGTTCATCTACGTGATCGCCATTCCCGTGCTGATCTTCCGGACGCTGGCGACCAGCTCCCTCGGCGGCGTCTCGCCCTGGGGCTTCTGGATCTCCTATTTCACCGGCGTCGCCGTCGTCTGGACCCTCGGCACGGTGATCGTCCGCCACATATTCGGGCGCGAGGCGCGCGCCGGGGTGATCGCCGGCATCAGCGCCGGCTTTGCCAACACGGTTCTCGTCGGCATTCCCCTGATCACCGCGATCTATGGCGAGGAGGGGCTGGTGCCGCTCTTCGTGCTGATCTCGATCCACCTGCCGGTGCTGACCATCGTCTGCGCCGTCCTGATGGAGCGGGCCGCCGTGATCGACGGCACCCAGGAGGCCAAGCCCCTGGGCGAGCTGCTGCTCGGCATCGCCCGCAACCTCGCCACCAACCCGATCGTCATCGGCATCGTC comes from Stappia sp. 28M-7 and encodes:
- a CDS encoding hybrid sensor histidine kinase/response regulator, with the protein product MVGTVAPQGEALTGGSATGPAADAGDKEAASVDRVAVLLHDLRTPLAAMRTAAEMIGADPTTQRQASALRTLEMAIDALLSMTTQGLAGEAPDSGDACDAATDILSVCELFSAEARVRGLAERRDIAAALSGYRVADPLALRRILSVLYDNALKYTAEGGLALTARVSGDGDEGGACTLELSLADTGIGIPDEERPLLFRARRRGELARDTASGSGLGLWSASRLAVAQGGRLELAESSPAGSRFSLRLPLRPFEGARARAASGGARNWREAPNIRCLVRRRLLVVDDNEANRKMMEAMLGAFGCDTLLASGGREALELLEREPVDAVLLDINMPGMDGIETLAEIRAKEGSGRGQLPVLGITAATLSAREREDLAGFDLLLEKPVLPAALFSALDRAISERAG
- a CDS encoding AEC family transporter, which codes for MVDQILSIVLPVFALIGIGYAAARFGVLDAKVGDALGQFIYVIAIPVLIFRTLATSSLGGVSPWGFWISYFTGVAVVWTLGTVIVRHIFGREARAGVIAGISAGFANTVLVGIPLITAIYGEEGLVPLFVLISIHLPVLTIVCAVLMERAAVIDGTQEAKPLGELLLGIARNLATNPIVIGIVAGGIWRVTGLPIEGVLADVLSRIAGSAIPVALFSLGMSIVAYGIRGNVGPGLLLSVLKIGVMPAVVYLMAAHVVHLPPLWVSVATLTAACPTGINAFLFANRYGTGHAMSANSITMTTGLAVVSTVLWMAFLGL